From one Aeropyrum camini SY1 = JCM 12091 genomic stretch:
- a CDS encoding enoyl-CoA hydratase/isomerase family protein: MEQAPVVYEEVNDVAFIRFNRPEKLNALNAEAWKLLGEYFRRVCRTGIKAIVLTGRGRAFSSGDDIYSMHALDTPTSSVSFFKTLYTALEAMATCRRPIVAAVNGLAVGGGAEILLLADVVIASRNAWFAFPESHIGLIPPLLSTIGRSVFGQRKARMLGITGARLDVEEAKALGLIDDIVDPEDLESRALAVAESLGSIPDQSVIEIRRATLEHYRVELEKMVEKLAELVLTREAKERMAAFIESRRKKQ; the protein is encoded by the coding sequence TTGGAGCAGGCCCCTGTTGTTTATGAGGAGGTTAACGATGTTGCATTTATACGGTTTAATAGGCCTGAGAAGCTCAACGCCTTGAATGCTGAGGCATGGAAGCTGCTTGGAGAGTATTTTAGACGGGTGTGCAGGACCGGGATTAAGGCTATCGTGCTGACTGGGAGAGGGAGGGCATTCAGCTCTGGCGACGATATCTACAGTATGCATGCTCTGGACACTCCAACCTCCTCAGTCTCCTTCTTCAAAACACTCTACACCGCCTTAGAAGCCATGGCAACATGTAGAAGGCCGATAGTTGCGGCTGTCAACGGGCTGGCGGTAGGTGGAGGAGCCGAAATTCTCCTGCTGGCCGATGTTGTTATAGCATCGAGGAATGCTTGGTTCGCGTTCCCAGAATCTCACATTGGCCTCATCCCGCCCCTCCTCTCAACCATAGGTAGAAGCGTGTTCGGCCAGAGGAAGGCTAGAATGCTAGGTATAACAGGTGCAAGGCTCGATGTTGAGGAGGCTAAGGCTCTAGGTCTTATAGACGATATAGTAGACCCGGAAGACCTCGAATCCCGGGCGCTTGCCGTGGCTGAATCGCTGGGAAGCATACCCGACCAGTCGGTAATAGAGATTCGTAGGGCTACTCTCGAACACTACCGAGTCGAGCTTGAGAAGATGGTGGAGAAGCTGGCGGAGCTCGTGCTGACGAGAGAAGCTAAAGAGAGGATGGCCGCTTTCATAGAGAGCCGCAGGAAAAAGCAATAG
- a CDS encoding phosphoribosyltransferase family protein codes for MYRYREEALRLIVVEALRRARSRGVTYRELADSTGVDETLLARYVSGKVVPGVRQAERIWKGLLGIVGPARLLAESLEKGKLDVEAALGDPLFILMAQLFFLDRIRERIDTILVPEAAGIGLATALGLAFGVNVVVARRTKEYTWAEYVEAGFEDPASGRSMIFYARKDLLKGSKRILIVDDIVQTGRTLHAMEKIVEAVGGRVAAIAAVVTVGSEWRRFVRSRVVPILEIAR; via the coding sequence TTGTACAGATACCGGGAGGAAGCGCTGAGGCTGATTGTTGTTGAAGCACTGAGGAGAGCAAGGTCACGTGGAGTCACTTATAGGGAGCTAGCGGATTCTACGGGTGTTGACGAGACGCTCCTAGCTAGGTATGTATCTGGGAAAGTAGTGCCCGGGGTTAGACAGGCGGAGAGGATTTGGAAAGGCCTCCTCGGAATAGTAGGTCCTGCCAGGCTCCTGGCGGAGAGTCTGGAAAAGGGGAAGCTCGACGTTGAAGCGGCCCTTGGAGACCCCCTATTTATCCTCATGGCCCAGCTTTTCTTCCTGGATAGGATTAGGGAGAGGATAGACACTATTCTCGTGCCAGAAGCCGCTGGTATCGGGCTCGCCACGGCCTTGGGTCTGGCCTTCGGAGTCAATGTTGTAGTTGCTAGGAGAACCAAGGAGTATACGTGGGCAGAGTACGTTGAGGCTGGGTTCGAAGATCCCGCGAGCGGTAGGAGCATGATATTCTATGCCAGAAAGGACCTCCTTAAGGGGAGCAAAAGGATACTTATAGTAGACGATATAGTCCAGACTGGCAGGACACTGCATGCTATGGAGAAGATCGTAGAGGCGGTTGGAGGGAGGGTTGCCGCTATAGCAGCGGTGGTTACCGTCGGCAGTGAGTGGAGGCGGTTCGTTAGAAGCAGGGTTGTACCTATCCTTGAGATAGCTCGTTAG
- a CDS encoding BMP family ABC transporter substrate-binding protein — translation MNRRDFLKLAGAAGAGLVVGGFGGYLLSNAGRQQAEGAGGEGIRLKALWIYVGPVEDYGWTRAHHDGHMGARGKLPWLESSYVESVSEDKAYDIIKAQLDAEGYNAVFATSYGYMDALKRLAAEYPEVRFYHCSGPWEEFKDLPNVSTYFAEFYQLYYLNGLAAAGATETCNLGYIPAFLIPEVVRHINAYVIGAVEGARVMGKCDGGRKIRVLVTPPLNSWFAPDKAREAARLLVETYDVDVIAYTEDTTAVLETAESYWDEGVKVYSFSHYTDMYAYFKSQGKTLRSHLTGQISNWAPIYVDLLVKQAAGVYEKVDVWARLGDYTPIRWARSPSESRAGSPEGAVYLAPLNTEAIPPRMLEHIKLRYEQMKELLFEPFTGPIRGYKIDAQGRPQEEARMKVKEGERLGRNPLWTMDWLHENAETL, via the coding sequence ATGAACAGAAGGGATTTCCTTAAGCTAGCCGGCGCCGCGGGCGCTGGCCTGGTTGTCGGAGGCTTCGGGGGGTACCTGCTCTCCAATGCAGGGAGGCAGCAGGCAGAGGGTGCTGGAGGAGAGGGTATAAGGCTCAAAGCCCTCTGGATATACGTGGGCCCGGTGGAAGATTACGGGTGGACCCGCGCCCACCACGACGGTCATATGGGAGCTCGCGGCAAGCTCCCCTGGCTAGAATCCTCATACGTTGAGAGCGTGTCAGAGGACAAGGCCTACGACATTATCAAGGCGCAGCTTGATGCGGAGGGTTATAATGCCGTGTTCGCCACAAGCTACGGATACATGGATGCCCTTAAGAGGCTTGCCGCGGAGTATCCGGAGGTTAGGTTCTACCATTGCAGCGGGCCGTGGGAGGAGTTCAAGGATCTGCCCAATGTCTCGACATATTTCGCGGAGTTCTACCAGCTCTATTATCTCAACGGGCTCGCCGCCGCTGGAGCGACTGAGACTTGCAACCTAGGCTACATACCAGCCTTCCTCATCCCGGAGGTTGTTAGGCACATAAACGCCTACGTGATTGGCGCTGTTGAAGGTGCCCGCGTCATGGGCAAGTGTGACGGCGGGCGGAAGATAAGGGTTCTTGTGACGCCGCCCCTCAACAGCTGGTTCGCCCCTGATAAGGCTAGAGAAGCTGCCAGGCTCCTAGTGGAGACTTATGATGTAGACGTGATAGCCTACACCGAGGATACGACTGCAGTGCTAGAAACTGCAGAGTCATACTGGGATGAGGGGGTGAAGGTTTATAGTTTCAGCCACTACACGGACATGTACGCATACTTCAAGAGCCAGGGCAAGACCCTTAGAAGCCACCTAACAGGCCAGATATCCAACTGGGCGCCCATCTACGTTGATCTGCTGGTCAAGCAAGCGGCGGGCGTGTATGAGAAGGTGGATGTGTGGGCCAGACTAGGCGACTACACGCCCATAAGGTGGGCGAGAAGCCCGAGCGAGAGCCGCGCAGGCTCTCCGGAGGGCGCTGTCTATCTGGCCCCGCTAAACACCGAAGCAATACCGCCGAGGATGCTGGAGCACATCAAACTCAGGTACGAGCAGATGAAGGAGCTTCTCTTCGAGCCCTTCACCGGGCCTATCAGAGGATATAAGATAGACGCCCAGGGAAGGCCGCAGGAGGAGGCTAGGATGAAGGTGAAGGAGGGCGAGAGGCTAGGGAGGAACCCATTGTGGACCATGGACTGGCTACACGAGAACGCCGAGACGCTTTAG
- a CDS encoding ABC transporter ATP-binding protein, which translates to MLKGLAVEDLHVVYPGGVQALKGVTASFPAGLVTALLGENGAGKTTLLKTIMGIVKPRRGRIMLDGSELRPRGPADSLRNGIYMASQNPPVYPGIKAYEDLAVTSMVAGRKVGLKQARAMLAEASEALGLSIDPDGYLGDMGFSERQRLEVIKALALGSKAVLMDEPTTHLTPDEAARMLYAARRLASAGAAVVLVTHRIAEAMVHADRLVVLRKGVKVYEGPPPKSTEEVARLMFGEVLKARQPSVHRSVRAGGRLVLGVEDISLPPRLKRARLEVRQGEIVGVAGVAGNGQEELFQVIVGLKKPVSGRIILSGVDVTRASSLARRRMGMGVVPEERLGQALVPGESIAFNVALSIHTARDGFLVDWGYYGRLAEVLIEKMGIKAVGPWQLVDELSGGNMQRLIIARELWLRPRLLVAMNPAAGLDLEGQRAVAKLLREAAGKGGVLVIDEDLDFLLGSADKIYVASGGVVKGPYMPSEEKRIMTAMGGLE; encoded by the coding sequence GTGTTGAAAGGCCTGGCTGTCGAGGACCTCCACGTAGTTTACCCTGGAGGAGTACAGGCCCTAAAGGGGGTAACGGCCAGCTTCCCAGCGGGCCTGGTGACCGCCCTTCTCGGCGAGAATGGAGCTGGAAAGACGACGCTACTCAAGACCATAATGGGTATCGTTAAACCCCGAAGAGGCAGAATAATGCTTGACGGCTCGGAGCTACGTCCCAGGGGCCCGGCGGACTCCCTGAGAAACGGCATATACATGGCGAGCCAGAACCCACCAGTATACCCCGGTATAAAGGCTTACGAGGACCTCGCCGTAACCTCCATGGTAGCAGGAAGAAAGGTTGGCCTCAAGCAGGCTAGAGCCATGCTGGCTGAGGCCTCCGAGGCGCTGGGTCTCAGTATAGACCCCGACGGGTATCTGGGTGACATGGGATTCTCCGAGAGGCAGAGACTCGAGGTTATCAAGGCTCTAGCACTAGGGTCAAAAGCTGTCCTAATGGACGAGCCCACCACGCATCTCACCCCTGATGAGGCCGCGCGGATGCTGTATGCTGCCAGGCGTCTGGCTTCAGCGGGGGCGGCTGTAGTCCTGGTTACCCACAGGATAGCCGAGGCTATGGTGCATGCAGACAGGCTTGTTGTGCTGAGGAAGGGCGTCAAGGTGTATGAAGGTCCTCCACCAAAGTCCACCGAGGAGGTTGCAAGGCTTATGTTCGGCGAGGTCCTCAAAGCCCGGCAACCTAGTGTACATAGGTCTGTTAGGGCCGGTGGGAGGCTTGTCCTCGGTGTTGAGGATATTTCGCTTCCGCCTAGGCTGAAGAGGGCTAGGCTGGAGGTTAGGCAGGGCGAGATAGTTGGAGTGGCCGGTGTTGCTGGAAACGGCCAGGAAGAGCTTTTCCAAGTAATAGTAGGCCTTAAGAAGCCTGTGAGCGGGAGGATAATTCTTTCCGGCGTCGACGTGACCCGGGCTTCATCCCTGGCCCGTAGGAGGATGGGAATGGGGGTTGTTCCGGAAGAGAGGCTTGGCCAGGCGCTCGTGCCGGGAGAGTCCATAGCATTCAATGTAGCCCTCTCAATACACACAGCCCGGGACGGGTTCTTGGTTGATTGGGGATACTATGGGAGGCTTGCCGAAGTGTTGATAGAGAAGATGGGTATTAAGGCTGTTGGTCCGTGGCAGTTAGTGGACGAGTTAAGCGGGGGTAATATGCAGCGGCTCATAATAGCTAGGGAGCTGTGGCTGAGGCCCAGGCTACTGGTTGCTATGAACCCGGCTGCAGGTCTTGACCTCGAGGGGCAGCGGGCTGTGGCGAAGCTGCTTAGAGAGGCAGCGGGCAAGGGGGGCGTACTTGTTATCGACGAGGACTTAGATTTCCTACTCGGGTCCGCAGACAAGATATACGTGGCGAGCGGTGGAGTTGTTAAAGGGCCTTACATGCCGAGCGAAGAGAAAAGAATAATGACCGCTATGGGTGGGCTCGAGTGA
- a CDS encoding ABC transporter permease subunit, translated as MNRIASIAAAVAGTIAAGAIFSILGPGAAAFIEGLLKAATTPSLISYSVVYGAILASAASGLVLSYRAGLITIGVEAQITASAVAALYALSYAGLGIPGALLLASVVSLAIGILVAALRIYLGVNEILSSLMINYVVLYTVNGLVSGPLREGAFTKTRSIEAFISPFEAGVAALALAALSWALLERTSLGISLRASGSAPLAADIYTMGRARAMLVSSLPQSLAAAAAGLILLGGLQTSFTALKQPQGYGYAAVLVSWMAELSPATLIPVSLLFAWIAGAGFLLQAYGMPSSLVLLLQSVALAVYMIARRV; from the coding sequence GTGAACAGGATAGCTAGTATTGCAGCTGCAGTAGCTGGCACAATAGCGGCTGGCGCCATATTCTCCATACTAGGGCCAGGTGCAGCAGCGTTTATTGAGGGTCTCCTCAAGGCTGCAACCACCCCAAGCCTCATATCATACAGCGTAGTCTACGGTGCAATACTAGCTTCAGCCGCCTCTGGCCTAGTCCTCTCCTATAGGGCTGGCCTCATCACCATAGGTGTTGAGGCCCAGATCACAGCTTCTGCAGTAGCCGCCCTCTACGCGCTATCCTACGCGGGCCTAGGCATACCGGGCGCCCTACTGCTGGCCTCCGTTGTATCTCTAGCGATAGGCATTCTGGTCGCCGCACTTAGGATTTACCTGGGGGTCAATGAGATCCTCTCTAGCCTTATGATAAACTATGTAGTTCTCTACACTGTAAACGGTCTTGTTTCAGGGCCGCTCCGTGAAGGCGCGTTCACGAAGACGAGGAGCATAGAGGCATTCATCAGCCCTTTTGAGGCCGGAGTTGCCGCCCTCGCCCTAGCCGCCCTATCATGGGCTCTGCTCGAGCGCACCAGCCTAGGCATATCACTTAGAGCCTCGGGCTCGGCGCCCTTAGCCGCTGATATCTATACCATGGGTAGGGCTAGGGCTATGCTGGTCTCAAGCCTGCCACAGAGCCTGGCGGCAGCCGCCGCAGGTCTGATCCTCCTGGGGGGCTTGCAGACTAGCTTCACCGCCCTCAAACAGCCTCAAGGTTATGGATATGCAGCCGTCCTCGTCTCTTGGATGGCGGAGCTCTCGCCAGCTACACTCATACCTGTCAGCCTCCTCTTCGCCTGGATAGCGGGAGCAGGTTTCCTCCTACAGGCTTACGGTATGCCCTCGAGTCTAGTCCTCCTGCTCCAGAGCGTAGCCCTAGCAGTCTACATGATAGCTAGGAGGGTGTAG
- a CDS encoding ABC transporter permease — protein MEIVFSAVLTTLIPLSLAAMGEAILERTGRVNLGVDGLMALGAAAGALAGVETGSLAAGLAAGAIIGAVGGLAYILLTDRLGVNMIVAGLLVFFAGVGLGDLIGSNIAGRPGPVLRSLESVAAIIGIAALTTHVILYNTVIGASLRIVGENPAAAAERGVPVERLRVSAAILQGAAAGLAGYIMVSGLSYGKWYSGVTAGLGWVALGIVILGYWTPLGVLVASTAVSVVFSMRTQMAAATGIPPLADAIPYILVLILLAVGTPLYERLGLRPPASIWRRK, from the coding sequence GTGGAGATAGTCTTCTCAGCCGTGCTAACTACGCTTATACCCCTGAGCCTGGCTGCTATGGGTGAGGCTATCCTTGAGCGTACTGGCAGGGTAAACCTGGGAGTAGATGGTTTAATGGCTTTAGGAGCCGCGGCAGGGGCATTAGCGGGTGTGGAGACCGGAAGCCTAGCAGCGGGGCTAGCCGCCGGGGCAATTATCGGAGCTGTCGGGGGCCTTGCCTACATTTTATTGACGGATAGGCTGGGAGTGAACATGATTGTGGCTGGCCTCCTGGTTTTCTTCGCCGGAGTTGGACTAGGCGATCTCATCGGTTCGAATATAGCAGGGCGGCCGGGACCTGTGCTCAGGAGCCTGGAGTCCGTTGCAGCGATAATAGGCATTGCTGCCCTAACCACCCATGTTATCCTCTATAACACGGTCATAGGGGCATCCCTTAGGATCGTGGGTGAGAATCCTGCAGCAGCCGCTGAAAGAGGAGTACCAGTGGAGAGACTACGGGTTTCAGCGGCTATACTTCAAGGAGCGGCTGCTGGACTTGCCGGGTATATTATGGTCTCCGGCCTTAGCTATGGTAAATGGTACAGCGGTGTAACTGCAGGCTTAGGCTGGGTGGCTCTCGGTATAGTCATCCTTGGCTACTGGACTCCACTAGGAGTCCTAGTGGCGTCGACCGCAGTCTCAGTGGTGTTCAGCATGAGGACTCAGATGGCCGCAGCCACAGGCATACCACCTCTCGCAGATGCCATTCCCTACATTCTGGTGCTTATCCTTCTCGCAGTAGGAACCCCCCTTTATGAGAGGCTGGGCCTTCGTCCACCTGCATCTATATGGCGGAGAAAATAG
- a CDS encoding NifB/NifX family molybdenum-iron cluster-binding protein, protein MKIAIASEKAGETGYRVAGGHFAHAPLFLIYKLEKGAPKLEEVRENPLALMPDEDAGEHSHHHHGGFHGPSKYKFLRDKVLSDINLIIAGGACMTSIAFFLGEGVSLAFADPSTPAEEVLKAAVEKASEGRLPELSVYAWGRLVDPDEIE, encoded by the coding sequence TTGAAGATAGCGATAGCATCGGAAAAAGCGGGGGAAACGGGATATAGGGTGGCGGGAGGACATTTCGCCCACGCCCCCCTGTTCCTCATATACAAGCTCGAAAAAGGCGCCCCAAAGCTTGAGGAAGTGAGGGAGAACCCTCTTGCCTTAATGCCGGATGAGGATGCAGGCGAGCACTCCCACCACCATCATGGAGGGTTTCATGGACCCAGTAAATACAAGTTCCTAAGGGACAAAGTTCTTAGCGATATAAACCTAATAATAGCTGGCGGCGCATGCATGACTAGCATAGCATTCTTCCTGGGTGAAGGGGTTAGCTTAGCGTTTGCAGACCCCTCAACACCAGCGGAGGAGGTATTGAAAGCAGCCGTGGAAAAAGCTTCCGAGGGGAGGCTACCGGAGCTTTCGGTATACGCTTGGGGTAGGCTTGTAGATCCCGACGAGATTGAATAA
- a CDS encoding deoxyuridine 5'-triphosphate nucleotidohydrolase translates to MFLRGWDLIMLGVVMGHAERAVQPAGVDLSLGEIERLSEPGFLGREAKSVPGGENVSCSNGVCELSPGVYRVRFNEVVSIPQDSVGFCYPRSSLIRMGGYLGCAVWDPGYMGRGQALLLVANPHGLRIEIGARVAQLVVARVEGPNTWIYSGDYQGEGL, encoded by the coding sequence TTGTTCTTGAGGGGCTGGGATTTAATAATGCTAGGCGTCGTTATGGGCCATGCTGAGAGGGCTGTTCAACCTGCAGGGGTCGATCTAAGCTTAGGCGAGATAGAGCGGCTCTCCGAACCGGGGTTTCTGGGCAGGGAGGCTAAGTCGGTGCCTGGAGGTGAGAATGTTTCCTGCAGCAATGGTGTTTGTGAACTCTCGCCAGGAGTGTACAGGGTGAGGTTTAATGAGGTAGTTTCGATACCGCAAGATAGTGTGGGATTCTGTTATCCTCGCAGCAGTCTCATAAGAATGGGGGGATATCTCGGCTGTGCAGTATGGGACCCGGGCTATATGGGGCGTGGTCAGGCCCTGCTTCTCGTGGCAAACCCTCACGGGCTGAGGATCGAGATAGGGGCCAGGGTAGCGCAACTAGTGGTGGCCAGGGTCGAAGGCCCCAACACCTGGATTTACTCCGGGGACTATCAGGGCGAGGGTTTGTAG